In Bos mutus isolate GX-2022 chromosome 10, NWIPB_WYAK_1.1, whole genome shotgun sequence, a single window of DNA contains:
- the PNP gene encoding LOW QUALITY PROTEIN: purine nucleoside phosphorylase (The sequence of the model RefSeq protein was modified relative to this genomic sequence to represent the inferred CDS: inserted 1 base in 1 codon; substituted 1 base at 1 genomic stop codon): protein MANGTLGLEIAKRGNECPGDAERPGSEHGIRGKAAERWCGRPCRGAGGNRAGWRHQSRKGTDRYTYEDYQDTAKWLLSHTKHXPQVAVICGSGLGGLINRLTQAQTFDYSEIPNFPESTVPGHAGRLVFGILNGRACVMMQGRFHMYEGYPFWKVTFPVRVFRLLGVETLVVTNAAGGLNPNFEVGDIMLIRDHINLPGFSGENPLRGPNEERFGVRFPAMSDAYDRDMRQKAHSTWKQMGEQRELQEGTYVMVXGPSYETVAECHLLQNLGADAVGMSTVPEVIVARHCGLRVFGFSLITNKVIMDFESQGKASLEEILEAGKQAAQRLEQFVSILTASIPLPGHTG, encoded by the exons ATGGCGAATGG CACTCTGGGTCTCGAGATTGCCAAGAGAGGGAACGAGTGCCCCGGAGATGCAGAGAGGCCTGGCTCGGAGCATGGTATCAGGGGCAAAGCAGCAGAGCGGTGGTGCGGCCGGCCCTGCAGGGGCGCCGGCGGGAATCGAGCAGGGTGGCGCCACCAGAGCAGGAAGGGGACAG ATAG ATATACATATGAAGATTATCAAGACACTGCAAAATGGCTTTTGTCTCACACCAAACACTGACCTCAAGTAGCAGTGATCTGTGGTTCTGGGTTAGGAGGTCTGATTAACAGATTGACTCAAGCCCAGACCTTTGACTACAGTGAAATACCAAACTTTCCAGAAAGTACAG TGCCAGGTCATGCTGGTCGACTGGTGTTTGGGATCTTGAATGGCAGAGCCTGTGTGATGATGCAGGGCAGGTTCCACATGTATGAAGGCTACCCGTTCTGGAAG GTGACATTCCCAGTGAGGGTTTTCCGGCTTCTGGGTGTGGAGACCCTAGTGGTCACCAACGCAGCTGGAGGGCTCAACCCCAACTTTGAGGTTGGCGATATCATGCTGATCCGTGATCACATCAACCTACCTGGTTTCAGTGGTGAGAACCCTCTCAGAGGGCCCAATGAGGAAAG GTTTGGAGTTCGTTTCCCTGCCATGTCTGATGCCTACGACCGGGATATGAGGCAGAAAGCTCACAGTACCTGGAAACAAATGGGGGAGCAAAGAGAGTTACAGGAAGGCACCTACGTGATGG GGGGCCCCAGTTATGAGACTGTGGCAGAATGTCACCTGCTGCAGAATCTAGGGGCGGATGCTGTTG GCATGAGCACAGTACCAGAAGTTATAGTTGCAAGACACTGTGGACTTCGAGTCTTTGGCTTCTCACTCATCACAAACAAGGTCATCATGGATTTTGAAAGCCAGGGGAAGGCCAGTCTCGAGGAAATACTAGAGGCCGGGAAGCAAGCTGCTCAGAGATTGGAGCAGTTTGTCTCCATTCTTACGGCTAGCATTCCACTGCCGGGGCACACCGGTTAA